The region TGCATTAGGTGCTGCACTGCGGATTCTTCTTAATAAAATAGGCGTAATAATGTGTGAAGGGACTGGTCTAGTGTGATCACTGCTAATTATAACTATATTTTTTTTGCCTTTTGCTAATTCTTCTAGACGTGGTCCACCAAGTACATTATCTAGTGATTTTTCAACAACTTCTCTTTCTTCTTCATCACATTTGTAATTATCTTGTTTTGATTCTAATAAACCAGCAAAATTATTTTCATTTAATTCAAGATTAATGGTTTTTGAATTATAAGGTAATTTGAAATTTGGCATAATATACATCTCCTTTTTTTTTATATTAGCTAGTGTAAATCAAAATTTAATATGGTAAAATATCATATGTTGTTAACAAATGCTAACAAGTACACATTTCTGAATTCTTTTATAAATGATTAATATAGTTATCTGGGGGGATTTATACGTGGATTCAAATTTTTTAATAAATTTTTTAGAAATGTATAATGCACAGGTCATTACAAAAAAACATCATACGTATCTTACATATTATGGGCTGGAACAGCAATATACGTATGTGTTAAAAGAGGGAATAATTAAAACGAGTATTATTTTAAAGGATGGACGTGAATTCAATATTTCTTATATCAACACACCTAATATTATTTCTTTATTGAGAGATGAAGTTAGTGAGTACACATCTTCACCATTTAATGTGCGAGTTGAATCTAAAGAAGCAGTTTTTTATAAAATTCCAAGAGTTACATTTTGGAAATATGTGCATGACAGTACAGAATTACAGGAATATATAAATAATTATTACAGAAATGAGTTATCAAACAGTATACAAAAAAGGCAAATCACGACTATGAATAGTAAAAAGGGGGCGGTTTGTGCTTTTTTATATAAATTAATAGATATGTTTGGGAAAAAAGACGGAGAAGGGTATCTAATAGATTTTCCAATAACCAATGAAGATATAGGAGGATTTTGTGGAATTTCAACCAGAAGCAGTGTAAATCGTATACTTCATGAGTTGAAAAAAGAAAAGATCATTGATATTGACAATGATATAATACGTATATTGGATGTGGATTATTTATTTGGTTTTGTTTTAAATTGATATTAGTTGCATTAAAGTTATTCACATTATGTTGATAACTTTAATGCAGCTAGTGGATATTTATTTTATATTTTATTGTTGAAGTTAATAGTCTAACGGGTTAAGCATCATAAAATGCTTCTTTTTATATCTAATATTATTTCATCAATCATGTCTTTTATTTTAAAATCGGTTGTACCAGGTATGTATATACCACATTTTCTAAGTGGAATTATATATTTGGTGCATTCTAAACAAAATAAGGTTTTAGAAATAAGAGGAGTTATTTCACCATGTATGCCATTAGAGCAAATAGCTCCTATAGGGCCTATCAGGCAGTCAATTTTATTTTCTTTGCAAAATGAACAAATTGGTTTTTCGCCACTTATTCCAATATTTGCACCACATTTTAGCATATTGCTAGCAGCTGTAGAGTTTGTGCCTAGTGCGATAATATGCATATAGCTTTTATCAATCGACTTTAATAATTTTTTTATTATTGCTTGTCCCAATCCTGCACCTTGAGCATCTATTACGACAATATTCATGGTAATCATCCTCCTAAATTAATTATTATCTAAAGTTTTATTCATGTTTCCAGATATATATCCACCAAGGTCAAGGGTTACATAAAGAAAGCCAATTTCTTTTAATTTTTTGTTTACTTCCATGATTATTTTTGAATTTAAAAAGTTTTCCATCTCATCTGGAGAAATTTCTATTCTAGCTATTGTATCATGACATCTTACCCTCAATTGTTTAAAACCAAGATCTAAAAGAAAAGTTTCTGCTCTGTCAATCATATTTAATTTTTCTTTTGTAATTTTATTGCCGTAAGGGAATCTTGATGATAAACATGCAAAGGAAGGCTTGTTCCACGTAGGAAGATCGAGCTTTTTAGATAGAGTACGTATATCGTCTTTTGTTAAACCGGCTTCTTTTAAAGGACTTGTAATTCCTAATTCTTCTGCTGCTTTCATACCAGGTCTATAATCATTCATATCATCAGAATTAGATCCGTCAAGTACATACTTAGTTCCAAAATTATCAGCTTCTTTTTTTAATTTAGTGAATAGCTCTTTTTTGCAGTAGTAACATCTATTTTTAGGGTTGCTTACATATCCTTTTATATCAAGTTCCTCGGATATGATCGTTTTATGTTTTGCACCAATTTCTTGTGCATATTTAACAGCTTCTTTAAATTCCCTTTCAGGATATGTTGAAGATTTAGCTGTTACTGCAATGACATTATCTTTAAGAAC is a window of Clostridium pasteurianum DNA encoding:
- a CDS encoding Crp/Fnr family transcriptional regulator codes for the protein MDSNFLINFLEMYNAQVITKKHHTYLTYYGLEQQYTYVLKEGIIKTSIILKDGREFNISYINTPNIISLLRDEVSEYTSSPFNVRVESKEAVFYKIPRVTFWKYVHDSTELQEYINNYYRNELSNSIQKRQITTMNSKKGAVCAFLYKLIDMFGKKDGEGYLIDFPITNEDIGGFCGISTRSSVNRILHELKKEKIIDIDNDIIRILDVDYLFGFVLN
- a CDS encoding DUF3842 family protein; protein product: MNIVVIDAQGAGLGQAIIKKLLKSIDKSYMHIIALGTNSTAASNMLKCGANIGISGEKPICSFCKENKIDCLIGPIGAICSNGIHGEITPLISKTLFCLECTKYIIPLRKCGIYIPGTTDFKIKDMIDEIILDIKRSIL
- the larE gene encoding ATP-dependent sacrificial sulfur transferase LarE, whose product is MELQEKYENLKNILKNMQSALIAYSGGVDSTFLLKVAHDVLKDNVIAVTAKSSTYPEREFKEAVKYAQEIGAKHKTIISEELDIKGYVSNPKNRCYYCKKELFTKLKKEADNFGTKYVLDGSNSDDMNDYRPGMKAAEELGITSPLKEAGLTKDDIRTLSKKLDLPTWNKPSFACLSSRFPYGNKITKEKLNMIDRAETFLLDLGFKQLRVRCHDTIARIEISPDEMENFLNSKIIMEVNKKLKEIGFLYVTLDLGGYISGNMNKTLDNN